A stretch of Cupriavidus necator DNA encodes these proteins:
- a CDS encoding ABC transporter permease, with the protein MEIGTATADAFRLLASGDAGLWFIVWTSLMVAVLGLALATVPAIAAAWLIATRQFPGRRAVVVVAQAFLSFPTVLVGLVLYLLLTRQGPLGSLHLLFTPAGMVLGQAVIGFPVVLAFALSTLQGADVRLRETAWVLGAGRWRTFLTVIRELRFGLMAAVVAGFGRVIAEVGSALMIGGNIEGSTRTITTAIALETSKGEFAQGIALGIVLVALALLVNIGMAWLQGAGGFRR; encoded by the coding sequence GTGGAGATCGGCACCGCCACCGCCGACGCCTTCCGCCTGCTGGCCAGCGGCGACGCTGGCCTGTGGTTCATCGTCTGGACCTCGCTGATGGTGGCGGTGCTGGGACTGGCGCTGGCCACGGTGCCGGCGATCGCCGCGGCCTGGCTGATCGCCACCCGGCAGTTCCCGGGCCGGCGTGCGGTGGTGGTGGTGGCGCAGGCTTTCCTGTCGTTCCCGACCGTGCTGGTCGGGCTGGTCCTCTACCTGCTGCTGACGCGCCAGGGCCCGCTGGGCAGCCTGCACCTGCTGTTCACGCCGGCGGGCATGGTGCTGGGGCAGGCTGTGATCGGCTTCCCGGTGGTGCTGGCGTTTGCGCTGTCGACCCTGCAGGGCGCCGACGTGCGCCTGCGCGAGACCGCCTGGGTGCTGGGCGCAGGCCGCTGGCGCACCTTCCTGACCGTGATCCGCGAGCTGCGCTTCGGGCTGATGGCGGCAGTGGTCGCCGGCTTCGGGCGCGTGATTGCCGAAGTCGGCTCGGCCCTGATGATCGGCGGCAATATCGAAGGCTCGACCCGCACCATCACCACGGCCATTGCGCTGGAAACCAGCAAGGGCGAGTTCGCCCAGGGCATTGCGCTGGGCATCGTGCTGGTGGCGCTGGCGCTGCTGGTCAATATCGGCATGGCCTGGCTGCAGGGTGCCGGAGGCTTCCGCCGATGA
- the panB gene encoding 3-methyl-2-oxobutanoate hydroxymethyltransferase: MSYLLDPSRKTITIPKLQAMRDAGEKIAMLTAYDSSFAALLDYCGVEMILVGDSLGNVMQGQQTTLPVTLEQMAYHTECAARGNQTSLLLTDLPFGTYPTPEAAFASAVTLMKAGAQMVKLEGGDWLAPIVKFLVERSIPVCAHIGLTPQSVHALGGFKVQGKTNAGAAQLKRDALALQAAGAQVVLMEAVPAALAGEITQSLTVPTIGIGAGADCSGQVLVLQDMLNVYPGRKAKFVRNFMDGQTSIEAAVRAYVAAVKDGSFPAAEHTFSA, from the coding sequence ATGAGCTACCTCCTCGATCCCTCCCGCAAGACCATCACGATTCCCAAACTGCAGGCGATGCGTGACGCCGGCGAGAAAATCGCCATGCTGACCGCGTACGACTCCAGCTTCGCCGCGCTGCTCGACTACTGCGGCGTGGAAATGATCCTGGTCGGCGATTCGCTGGGCAATGTGATGCAGGGCCAGCAGACCACGCTGCCGGTCACGCTGGAACAGATGGCCTACCACACCGAATGCGCGGCGCGCGGCAACCAGACCTCGCTGCTGCTGACGGACCTGCCGTTCGGCACCTATCCCACGCCTGAGGCCGCGTTTGCCAGCGCGGTCACGCTGATGAAGGCCGGCGCGCAGATGGTCAAGCTCGAAGGCGGCGACTGGCTGGCGCCCATCGTCAAGTTCCTGGTCGAGCGCAGCATCCCGGTATGCGCGCATATCGGCCTGACGCCGCAGTCGGTGCACGCGCTGGGCGGCTTCAAGGTGCAGGGCAAGACCAACGCCGGCGCGGCCCAGCTCAAGCGCGACGCGCTGGCGCTGCAGGCCGCCGGCGCGCAGGTGGTGCTGATGGAGGCGGTGCCCGCGGCGCTGGCCGGCGAGATCACGCAATCGCTGACGGTCCCCACCATCGGCATCGGCGCGGGCGCGGACTGCTCAGGCCAGGTGCTGGTGCTGCAGGACATGCTCAATGTCTACCCGGGCCGCAAGGCCAAGTTCGTGCGCAACTTCATGGACGGCCAGACCTCGATCGAGGCAGCCGTGCGCGCCTACGTGGCCGCCGTCAAGGACGGCAGCTTCCCCGCCGCCGAGCACACCTTCTCCGCCTGA
- a CDS encoding deoxynucleoside kinase, with amino-acid sequence MLDHLRRIVVEGPVGSGKTSLAQRLARTLQAQELPDSARRSPFLEPFYRDPARHALALQLWCLTQRAVQLQQWQAGVLAGQRMVTNFLMAKDRLHAALTLSDDELALYDAIAARLDLPPQRADLVIVLQATPSLLRERIVRRGEPGEAGIDEHYLQRLAGAYGELFHRYDDAPVMVVDTAHFNPVDNDDDFRTLLSRIENMRGRKAFLNLAAP; translated from the coding sequence ATGCTCGATCACCTGCGCCGCATCGTCGTCGAAGGCCCCGTCGGATCCGGCAAGACCTCGCTGGCCCAGCGCCTGGCGCGCACGCTGCAGGCCCAGGAGCTGCCCGACAGCGCACGCCGCAGCCCCTTCCTCGAACCCTTCTACCGCGATCCCGCGCGCCATGCGCTGGCGCTGCAGCTGTGGTGCCTGACCCAGCGCGCGGTGCAACTGCAGCAATGGCAGGCGGGGGTGCTGGCCGGACAGCGCATGGTCACCAATTTCCTGATGGCCAAGGACCGGCTGCACGCGGCGCTGACGCTGTCCGACGACGAACTGGCGCTCTACGACGCCATCGCCGCACGCCTTGACCTGCCGCCGCAGCGCGCCGACCTGGTGATCGTGCTGCAGGCCACCCCGTCGCTCCTGCGCGAGCGCATCGTGCGCCGCGGCGAGCCCGGCGAGGCCGGCATCGACGAACACTACCTGCAGCGCCTGGCCGGCGCCTACGGCGAATTGTTCCACCGGTACGACGACGCCCCGGTGATGGTGGTCGACACCGCCCACTTCAATCCGGTGGACAATGATGACGATTTCCGTACACTACTGTCGCGCATCGAAAACATGCGCGGCCGCAAGGCCTTTCTCAATCTCGCTGCGCCCTGA
- the folK gene encoding 2-amino-4-hydroxy-6-hydroxymethyldihydropteridine diphosphokinase, with protein MTLAFIGIGANLGDARQAIKDAIVCLAQQVGITVLARSSLYRTAPVDAGGDDYYNAVVKVQTSFTAAQLLRICHHIEDQFGRERPFRNAPRTLDLDLLLFGDEQHDHEHLTVPHPRLTERAFTLVPLLELDAALAIPGRGRAADYLAGVGAQRIEKVSTCKCLRMQAAAGETGDGGSPG; from the coding sequence ATGACGCTTGCCTTCATCGGCATCGGGGCCAATCTTGGCGATGCCCGCCAGGCCATCAAGGACGCCATCGTGTGTCTGGCCCAGCAGGTCGGCATCACGGTGCTGGCGCGCTCATCGCTCTACCGCACCGCCCCGGTCGATGCCGGCGGCGACGACTACTACAACGCGGTGGTCAAGGTGCAGACCTCGTTCACCGCGGCGCAGCTCCTGCGCATCTGCCACCACATCGAAGACCAGTTCGGCCGCGAGCGGCCGTTCCGCAACGCGCCGCGCACGCTGGACCTGGACCTGCTGCTGTTCGGCGACGAGCAGCACGACCACGAGCACCTGACGGTGCCGCATCCGCGCCTGACCGAGCGCGCCTTCACGCTGGTGCCGCTGCTGGAGCTGGACGCCGCGCTGGCCATCCCCGGGCGCGGACGCGCCGCCGACTACCTGGCCGGCGTGGGCGCGCAGCGTATCGAGAAGGTGTCCACCTGCAAGTGCCTGCGCATGCAGGCCGCCGCTGGCGAGACCGGCGATGGCGGCAGCCCTGGCTGA
- the pcnB gene encoding polynucleotide adenylyltransferase PcnB produces the protein MIKKLITRLLGKPSPKLRRTGRAHTPRIVGADEHQIDPALLSRNAVKVTSTLQQAGYQAYIVGGAVRDLLLGIKPKDFDVATNATPDQVQALFRRSRIIGRRFQIVHVTFYGGREQEIIEVSTFRALVDAIASETLPEGRRLKRAELDSKTHAIDASGRVLRDNVWGSQAEDAERRDFTINAMYYDPAAQTVHDYHHGMEDIRARTLRMIGDPVTRYREDPIRMLRVVRFAAKTSFDIDEATRHPIAGLASLIHNVPSARLFDEMLKLLMSGHAWASLQELRKAGLHQGLLPLLDVALEQPMGQRFVQLALDNTDRRVQAGKPVSPGFLFAALLWHHVLQRWTRLREEGEHAIAALNTAMDMVLEKQTGQLAIQRRFVTDMRDIWGMQPRFEKRVGRMPFRLLESPRFRAGFDFLHLRCQSGELPEELAAWWQDFQDADPGEREDLIDAVRSARGPGGQGGHGSQGGQGAEGEGPARKKRRRRGPRKSDKVSSRSDTDAGEAAHAGPGQPEET, from the coding sequence GTGATCAAGAAGCTCATTACCCGGCTGCTGGGCAAACCCAGCCCCAAGCTGCGCCGCACCGGCCGCGCCCATACGCCGCGCATCGTCGGCGCCGACGAACACCAGATCGACCCCGCGCTGCTGTCGCGCAATGCCGTCAAGGTCACCTCCACGCTGCAGCAGGCCGGCTACCAGGCCTACATCGTGGGCGGCGCGGTGCGCGACCTGCTGCTCGGCATCAAGCCCAAGGATTTTGACGTCGCGACCAACGCCACGCCCGACCAGGTGCAGGCGCTGTTCCGGCGCTCGCGCATCATCGGCAGGCGCTTCCAGATCGTGCACGTGACCTTCTACGGCGGGCGCGAGCAGGAAATCATCGAGGTCTCGACCTTCCGCGCGCTGGTCGACGCCATCGCCAGCGAAACGCTGCCCGAAGGCCGCCGCCTCAAGCGCGCCGAGCTCGACAGCAAGACCCATGCGATCGATGCCTCGGGCCGGGTGCTGCGCGACAACGTGTGGGGCTCGCAGGCCGAAGACGCGGAACGCCGCGACTTCACCATCAACGCGATGTACTACGACCCGGCCGCGCAGACCGTGCATGACTACCATCACGGCATGGAAGACATCCGCGCGCGCACGCTGCGCATGATCGGCGACCCGGTCACGCGCTACCGCGAAGACCCGATCCGGATGCTGCGCGTGGTGCGCTTCGCCGCCAAGACCAGCTTCGACATCGACGAGGCCACGCGCCACCCGATCGCCGGCCTGGCGTCGCTGATCCACAACGTGCCCAGCGCGCGCCTGTTCGACGAGATGCTCAAGCTGCTGATGTCCGGCCACGCCTGGGCCTCGCTGCAGGAGCTGCGCAAGGCCGGCCTGCACCAGGGCCTGCTGCCGCTGCTGGACGTGGCGCTGGAGCAGCCCATGGGCCAGCGCTTCGTGCAGCTGGCGCTGGACAACACCGACCGCCGCGTGCAGGCCGGCAAGCCGGTCTCGCCGGGCTTCCTGTTCGCCGCGCTGCTGTGGCACCACGTGCTGCAGCGCTGGACCAGGCTGCGCGAGGAGGGCGAGCACGCCATCGCCGCGCTGAACACCGCCATGGACATGGTGCTGGAAAAGCAGACCGGCCAGCTGGCGATCCAGCGCCGCTTTGTCACCGACATGCGCGATATCTGGGGCATGCAGCCGCGCTTTGAAAAGCGCGTGGGCCGCATGCCGTTCCGGCTGCTGGAGTCGCCGCGCTTCCGTGCCGGCTTCGACTTCCTGCACCTGCGCTGCCAGTCGGGCGAGCTGCCCGAGGAACTGGCCGCCTGGTGGCAGGACTTCCAGGACGCCGACCCGGGCGAGCGCGAGGACCTGATCGACGCGGTACGCAGCGCGCGCGGCCCTGGTGGTCAAGGCGGTCATGGCAGTCAGGGTGGCCAGGGCGCCGAGGGCGAAGGCCCGGCACGCAAGAAGCGCCGCCGGCGCGGTCCGCGGAAATCGGATAAAGTGTCTTCCCGGAGCGACACGGACGCGGGCGAGGCAGCACATGCCGGCCCCGGCCAGCCGGAGGAAACCTAA